DNA from Prunus persica cultivar Lovell chromosome G6, Prunus_persica_NCBIv2, whole genome shotgun sequence:
tAAATGATTGCTTCGTTGCATATATTGAGAGAGACATTTCCAATAGTATAGATGACGAGGTTGTTATGCAAcgatttcaaaatatgaaaactcgtCAAGAACAATGATGATTGTAATGAATATACAATATGATTTTTGATGTTTTGGTATGTTTtgtgagttcaaattttttattgtttatattttgtgaGAGGCTCCCACGCACATGAAATTCTGGCTTCGCCACTGCTAGATGTATTAGGTTTGAATTCCCACGATatcatagttgtgtgtgtgagaaattccCCTCCcatataatttagactatcccttgtgctaaaaaaaaattccccatAAATATACTTTATTATACTAAAATAGTGCATTGAAAATGTTTTGGTCCTATTTTATCCAAAATTCATGATGTTTATGCTTAGTTTTTtgctataaaaaaatataataataataaataatagaaGTAGGAGGTTTCATAGCTTGTAACAATAgcttttaaataataaaaaatattttaatatagaTAACCAATAGTGAGGGGAAATTGAATAGAAAGTAGGAGGttgtttcttggaaaattcTTCGAATCAATTCATTTAACTTCTCTTATATCTATGAGTTTAGACACAAAAAAGTGGGGATAGGGTTTGCCCGTTTTTAAGAGATGGGACTTGGATTGGAAAGCTTGACCATCGTGAACGTGAACAAGCCTccctatataatatatatatatatatatatatatatatataaaatcccATCAACCATTGTCACACAGTCATACTGTTGACAAATCACAACACAATGAATTGCTTTCCAATCACAAAAGTACCAACAAATCAGACGCATGTGATCcccgaaaaagaagaagaaaaaaaggacaaaTTTTGGAAATCTTCTTTGTTCAGTTTTCTGGTAGGCACAAGGCCCAAACATGGAATCTATATGGGCCTTGAGCAACCCAAACAAACAGTTTTCTGGGTATTCATGGCGGAACGAAGGCCCAAACATGGTCATTTTACTGCTCTCTGACCATTACTTAAAATTTTACGCCTCTCATTTTTGACACAACGACGTTTTCTTGTGATGGGAGCTCCCTTTGGTTGGTGGTTTTGCTGGTAATATGGGAACTGAACAAATCTTACAAGCTAATAATCATGGCCTTGAACTGGTGGGCAAGGAGGGTCCTTTCCTAATTTTCTGAGATGGCAATTGTGCTGCTTATCGTCGGCCTCTTGAATTTGTTGTTAGGTTGTCGTGTTGCGTATGCTTGAATCAATGAAAGGAGAAACAAACATAGGCAGGTGAAAGATGAAAATATTGCACAATCatttgctttcttcttcttccccctTATAAATGGACAAGATACAGCAAGTGCACATATAACTGAAAGGACGCAGGGTATCAAATCATCCCCATCTTCAAGACCACGAAAACATGCCACACCGTAATTAGTACAAGAAAACACTTCCATGGTTCCAACAGATCTTCatctcaaaagtcaccaactGCATGATGCATCGAATGTCAACTAAATCTTACATATACATGAGCTACCACATCATCAAGCAGGAAACTTTCCTGTATGCTGTGATTCCAACAGAAAACCACAACAAACGTGAGGCGCAGAACACTACACAAGGATTCACCGACTTAATTACTCGTCGTTTTTGCAAGTGAGAATATAGCTTCCCACCATGAAGGATTCACTGATTCCAGAACAAGATAAAGAAGACAAAAGTGAGGCACATAAAGCTGAATTTGTGGGCTGACTTAAAATCTCTTCAAATACATGAAAATTGGTAGTCATGAAATTTGTGGACTGATTTTTAACGGTAGTCAACCTACGACAACTCCAAATACATGAAAATTGGTGCTAGAGAGACCTTCCGTTCATCGTTTTATTCACTTACAAAACAATGTGATTCCACATAAGAGTAATTATTAGTTATCATCGTAGAACAGAAATTGAAGGTCCGCAGATAAGGGGAATCAAACATTTGAAATACAACCATTACAAGACAATTATTAACAATGAGGTGCCCAATTTTTGTATAGAGGGTGCAGAGGGCTGAGAACAACAATCTACTGTAACGGTAATGCATGTCTCacctaaaaaattaaaaaaagatttgtTAACTACAGTAGACAACATACAAGGTAGACTCGACAGAAATCTAGACAGGGCCGTCTCAGGCGGTTGATATGTGTTGGTGATAATGGAAGTGGACAAGCTCAGCTACCAGAGAAAGCCTTCAGAAAAGAAACCTAAAAGGAACTAGAATCTGGACTGGAGTAAGAAGAGACATGTTGAAAGTACGGAAATGCTAAATTTGTAAATGGAAATACTGCAAGATTCAATATGTAAAAAAAGGAACACAACATTATGTGGAAGAAACAACGATCAAACAATTTAAAGAGACAATGCAAAACATGAGGGCAATGTTGAGCTTTGTACTAAGACTTTACACAACATTATTAATGTCAGATAATTCACTAATATAGGTTCATTGCTTCACTCAATACATGAAATAAACTAAACacgaaggaaaaggaaaattaccCTGACATCACCACAAAACACCATCGGCAATAATCAAGCAATTACTCCAACGCAGCAGACCTTGCAGCTTTGTACCTTAACTTCCTATTGAGATTTTCCTGCCAAAATTTGCCAAAAGAATGAATTCACAACTTCCAAATATGGTATGCAGAGCACACACTTAGCAttgaaaatgaataaaaaataaaaaataaaaaataatggcATACAAGTTCAATATTGCAATTGATAAATTCATGACAATTTGACTGCTTTGACAAAATCCCATCCAAATTTACATACAATTTCCCGAAAATTTACTAAATTCAGTAAAGGCTCACCTGCTCAAGAACGTTAGCGGAGCTCTTCTCAACGAGCGTGGTCAAGCTTTCAATCTTCACAAGCATTTTCTCATACAAATCCTCCACGCCAGTCGTGTAATTCGCAGCCTCCGAACCCATTAGCCTACTGAGGCTCCCAACCTCCAACCCCTGAGTGCACATATCCAACTCGCTCTGGTCCTTGTTAACTTGCCTCAACTGATCCAAATTCTCCTCTCCTCTGTCCACAATCATCGGCGAAACCCTCAGCTCGAATGGCAAATTGGGAAAAGGCGAGTTGGGACTGAAGTTCTCGTACTGGGCTCGAAACGCCGGCCCAATGTTGACGATTTGAATTGATTTGGGCTCGAAGGAGTGTTTGGATGCACGGAAGTGGTAGGCCCGGTACTCGTGGGTGTGGATGGTCTGATCGGTGATCGGAGAAGCGAATAGGAGAAAGAGGGAAGGAACGAGATTAGGGCTGGAGGGGCCTTCTGGAGGGTTTTGGATTGGGAACGTGAGATTGGGGTTGGAGGAGAGAGCGTTGGAGACTGAGAATTCTCTGAGAGAGGGACGGAGGTGGGTTTTGCGGCGGCCGGAGAACCAGCCGAGGAGGTGGGCGGAGGGGGATTGGGCCTGGGCCAGGACCAGGCGGCGGAGGAGGACCGGGTCGACCCGGCCGGAGGAGTTGTAAAAGGAGTGGGTGGAGCCGGAGCAGAAGAAGCCGGTAATGGTGGCGATGAGAGTGGCGGAGGAGGTGGAATTGGGAGAGTCGTCGGTGAGGGTGGGGGCGATGTGGCTGACGTGGCCGAAGATCAGACCGTCGACGGAGCCTTGGGAGGTTGAGAAGCGTTGGATCATGGAGGCTAGGGCTGGCCCTGATATTGCTACTTTGTCGATGGAAGGGTCTTCCATTGCATTAGAAATTTGAgctctgaggagagagagcgagagagagagattgagctCTTACAGAGAGTCTCAGGCTAGTCACCAGATTGCGCGAACAAGCAGAAGTGAATTAAATGGCAGTTGGGTTGGAATGTAATTTTACCATATTGCGCGAAAAATATAGGCAAtattaaatttgtatttatttacttattttttaaatggcattttattttaggaataaCATGAAAGTATTTGATTAGAAGAGAGTGATGGGAAAGTAAGTGACACTAATTTGGTTGTCAACACTTTTAAGTGCTGCAATTTCATAACTTTATTGACTTCTGTTTGTTTAACGTTTAACAGAAACACAACTTGGATAAAAAGAATacattataatttattatcatcctcgaccAAAAGAATCAAACAATAACCTATATTTACATATACTAATTTATAAAGAATTTTCAATGCCTACCTCTTCCTAAACCTGTGAACAAAgtaattttataacaaaaccctcctttataataataaataataaaaccctGACTCTCatttgttgttgctgttgatGATGGAAACAAACCCTTTTTAGTCAGTTGTTGATGGTGGTGGTACTTCTTCTGTGCCTTCTTCAGCAGAGCCAACATTTGCCTCAGGCTGCTGAATCTCCTCTAGCTGATGCAGAACTTGCTGAGCTTCTGGTCGCGCCGCTGGCGATGGATCCACGCAGTGCAGAGACAGTTTCAATGTGTTAAGCAGCACATCACCTATGGTTGGCACATCCCTCATGAGCTCCAAATCGAAAACTTCGTTTGTCCACTCCTCTTTCACAATGGATGCCACCCACTGGGGCAAATCCATGCCGTTCATTGGTTCCCCGGGAGACTTCCCTGTCAGGAGCTCCAATATGATCACCCCAAGGCTGTACACATCAGTCTTTGTTGTGCTCTTCTTGGCCTTTGAGAGCTCTGGTGCATTGTAGCCAAGGGTTCCTGCAGTGGCAATCACATTGGTGTTTGCAGCCGCCGTCATGAGCCGGGAAAGGCCGAAGTCTGCAATGTGACCGTTGGTCTGCTCATCTAGCAGTATGTTGCTGGATGTGAGATTCCCATGTATGATGTTCTCCTGGTTGTGCAGGTGGCAGAGTCCACGCGTCACACCGATCGCTATGTTCATCCTTGTTGGCCAATCAATGATGGTTTCGGGCCCTCGAGCTGCATAAGATGCTACATTAGCATGTTGGCCAACATTTACAGTATATAGTTGTATCAAACAATCAGGAAAACCATGAGCTATAGTTGAATCAACTTACCATGAAGGAAGGATGCAAGACTGCCATTAGGCATGTAATCAAAGACCAGAAGCTTCTCTCCCTTAGGTCCCAAGTAATAGGCCCTCAGAGCTAGGAGATTTGGGTGCCGGATCTTCCCAAGTGCCGCAGCTTCAGTTTCAAACTCCTTTTGACCCTTTGTAGTCTTTTCCCTCAACCTCTTCACTGCAACTTGATTACCTTCCTCTAATGTTGCCTTATATGCAGTCCCATATGTACTCTTTCCCATTATCTCAGCAGTGGCACACAATAGGTCATCAGCTGTAAAAACAAATGGCCCATCAAAGTGAACAAGCTTTCCACCAGCTTCACCGCCATATTCCACTCCGGTGGTAGCAGGAGCCGCCTTGTCAGTGCTCCCAGCAGCAGCCTGCTTGACAGTTTTATCATTCTTTCCCTTTGAAGCAGACCTTTTCCTGACCAAGCAAACAAGCAAAATGCAGCAGAGTAGAAGCAGAACGGCTAGGAGGGCACCTGCTGCTATGAGAATTATATCTTTCGTACTTAGTTTGTGGTGATGCTTTTTCTTCAAAGGCCGTGTTGGTGGAGATGGAAGAATCTGAGGTGGGGGAGAAGAGCAAGGAGTTGAAGTGCTATAGCCACATAGCTGAAGATTCCCCACAAAAGAGCTGGAATTGAACTTTTTGGAGAGGAGGGATGGGACTGGGCCAGAGAGATTGTTGTGAGAAACATTGAAGGAAGTGAGATTGGCTAGGCTGCCAAGTGAAGCAGGAATTTCTCcactgaatttattttcagaTAAATCAACTTGGTAAATTCCAGAAATATTCCCAATAGATGCTGGAATATGGCCACTGAAATTATTCTTCCTCAGGTTGAGTACTGAGAGGTTCTGCAATCTGTCAAGGCCTTCTGGAATTTCTCcactgaatttattttcagaTAAATCAACTTGGTAAATTCCAGAAATATTCCCAATAGATGCTGGAATATGGCCACTGAAATTATTCTTCCTCAGGTTGAGTACTGAGAGGTTCTGCAATCTGTCAAGGCCTTCTGGGATGTGGTTATCGAGGCGATTGCCCTCTAGATTCAATGAAACAAGGGAGGAGAGGTTGGAAAAGCTAGAAGGAAAGCTTCCATTGATAGCATTGTTGGATAAGTCTAGCTTTTGGAGCCTAGTGAGCCCCCCTAGTTCATTGGGAATGGTCCCAGTAATCTGGTTATTGTTTACAGAAATCTCTTCAAGAAAACCCAACTTGCTCAGAGAACTTGGAATAGTTCCAGAGATCAGATTATGATCAAGGGTCAGGATCGCAAGTAGGTAGCTTCTATTTCCTGCTCCAGTACCCCAAGTACTTGGAACAGAACCAGAGAGGTTGTTGTGTTGGAGAGCAAGGATGGTGAGAGAAGGTGACTTGGTGAGACTAGGTGGGATAGTACCAGAAAGTGAATTGAAGCTCAAATTGAGCCTGAACAACTTGGTAGAGTTTGCAAGACTAGAAGGAATTGTACCAGTAAGTGAATTGTTGCTTAAATCAAGAGTTTGAAGAAGAGGGCAGTTACCAATTGAAGGAGGTATGGAACCCGAAAGCCGGTTATGGAAGAGGTAAACCCCTCTGAGATTGCGAAGGAAGCCAAGAGACCAAGGGACAGGGCCAGCCAAAACGTTGTCGTGGAGGCTGAGCTTTCGAAGTGCTTGCAGCTGCCCAATCTTCTCAGAGATTCTGCCCCCGAGTCTCTTCCATGGAAGCTGGATTGCAATGACCTGTCCCTTGACGCACTTGATTCCTGCCCACCCACCTGAGCAGGCTCCATAGCCGCTGTCATTCCAGCTGCGCAAAACGCCATTGAAATCAATGAGTTCACGCTTAAATGCTCGAAGCGCTTGGTAATCGGATTTGGTGACAACCACACCATCTCCTTGCTGACCCAAAACAGGTTGGTATGTCAGAGCCAGAAGCTGAACAAAGAGCAAGGCATACATGAACATAAACAAATTATTAAAGCCATGCATAATCTGAAATGGACAGAACTTATTTTCCATGAACATCAAAGAAATGcgatgttgaagaagatgttcAAGAAAAGAAGTGAATGCAAATGATGAAGGAACTGAAAGCTTTTCTAGTTCAGCTCAAGGTCTTTACAGTTGTagtaaagagagagagagagagagagagagagagagagagagagagagagagagagagagtatctTTAGAGGTGATGAACAACGAAATGAAAGCTAAATAAGAGGGGAGAAATAATTGAGGCGGTTTGTGCATGTGAGAATCTGAGTGGGTTGAGACGGGAGAAAATATTGTATTGGAAAAGAGACGAGGTCGGAGACAGTCAGGGTGGGATGGGGTCAATGTCCTGAGTTGAAGACTACTTCGTCATCGTTGTTTATCTGTAACGGCtagtttttttctctctcgtGCATTTCCACCATATAACGGCTGGGTTGAAAAACCGGGTTCTCTTCAGATTCTCCAACGGCTATATTTCATAGGCCACATACCCGGCAATTTTGGCATCCAGTGAATTATCAACTTGGTACCATACCAGGGGTACAGCCAAAATGACTGTAATGACCTCAGTGGATCTGGATGTTGAGAAACTCCTTTTGCAGACGTCCTAGACCGATTCATGCTCAATGATGTCCATTAAAGTTTGTCTGGCAATCATTTGTTTCAACTACGAATTTTCCCTTTtggatggcatatgcattttAACAGCATCGTATTTTCGCTTTCTGGGAGGCTTTAAAAATTACAGTAATTGACATGATAGGACTTCGTAATGATTAACTTCAGACTTCTGGTAATCATCGTACACAAATCGACATAATCATCGTTATAACAGACCTTTGTTTTGTTCTGCCTTAAGCAAATTAAACAACAGGGATTCAGATTTCGTGCAAAACGTGCAAGATTTATCTAGTAATcacatttgtaatttttttcaaacattGTTCTTTAACCTGATATACGATCACTGTGATCAGTTGGCACGATCGATATACATGCTAATCATCGAGTGCTAATCATCAAAACCAATGCAAAAGAGCATTGGCAGGTTGAAAGTATATAAACTGaccaaagagaaaaacaaggcTAGTTCCATCACGATGACAAAGGCACTTTTCTCCCTCTTTTAAGAACAAGGAGGGCACAAGGGAAGAGGATGACAACCCAGATTtaatatttgcacaaacagacAACTTAAACAGTTCATCAGCCTCCTTCATCAGGGCCCTGATGT
Protein-coding regions in this window:
- the LOC18775468 gene encoding uncharacterized protein LOC18775468, with protein sequence MEDPSIDKVAISGPALASMIQRFSTSQGSVDGLIFGHVSHIAPTLTDDSPNSTSSATLIATITGFFCSGSTHSFYNSSGRVDPVLLRRLVLAQAQSPSAHLLGWFSGRRKTHLRPSLREFSVSNALSSNPNLTFPIQNPPEGPSSPNLVPSLFLLFASPITDQTIHTHEYRAYHFRASKHSFEPKSIQIVNIGPAFRAQYENFSPNSPFPNLPFELRVSPMIVDRGEENLDQLRQVNKDQSELDMCTQGLEVGSLSRLMGSEAANYTTGVEDLYEKMLVKIESLTTLVEKSSANVLEQENLNRKLRYKAARSAALE
- the LOC18772668 gene encoding probably inactive leucine-rich repeat receptor-like protein kinase IMK2 isoform X3, encoding MFMENKFCPFQIMHGFNNLFMFMYALLFVQLLALTYQPVLGQQGDGVVVTKSDYQALRAFKRELIDFNGVLRSWNDSGYGACSGGWAGIKCVKGQVIAIQLPWKRLGGRISEKIGQLQALRKLSLHDNVLAGPVPWSLGFLRNLRGVYLFHNRLSGSIPPSIGNCPLLQTLDLSNNSLTGTIPSSLANSTKLFRLNLSFNSLSGTIPPSLTKSPSLTILALQHNNLSGSVPSTWGTGAGNRSYLLAILTLDHNLISGTIPSSLSKLGFLEEISVNNNQITGTIPNELGGLTRLQKLDLSNNAINGSFPSSFSNLSSLVSLNLEGNRLDNHIPEGLDRLQNLSVLNLRKNNFSGHIPASIGNISGIYQVDLSENKFSGEIPASLGSLANLTSFNVSHNNLSGPVPSLLSKKFNSSSFVGNLQLCGYSTSTPCSSPPPQILPSPPTRPLKKKHHHKLSTKDIILIAAGALLAVLLLLCCILLVCLVRKRSASKGKNDKTVKQAAAGSTDKAAPATTGVEYGGEAGGKLVHFDGPFVFTADDLLCATAEIMGKSTYGTAYKATLEEGNQVAVKRLREKTTKGQKEFETEAAALGKIRHPNLLALRAYYLGPKGEKLLVFDYMPNGSLASFLHARGPETIIDWPTRMNIAIGVTRGLCHLHNQENIIHGNLTSSNILLDEQTNGHIADFGLSRLMTAAANTNVIATAGTLGYNAPELSKAKKSTTKTDVYSLGVIILELLTGKSPGEPMNGMDLPQWVASIVKEEWTNEVFDLELMRDVPTIGDVLLNTLKLSLHCVDPSPAARPEAQQVLHQLEEIQQPEANVGSAEEGTEEVPPPSTTD
- the LOC18772668 gene encoding probably inactive leucine-rich repeat receptor-like protein kinase IMK2 isoform X1 codes for the protein MFMENKFCPFQIMHGFNNLFMFMYALLFVQLLALTYQPVLGQQGDGVVVTKSDYQALRAFKRELIDFNGVLRSWNDSGYGACSGGWAGIKCVKGQVIAIQLPWKRLGGRISEKIGQLQALRKLSLHDNVLAGPVPWSLGFLRNLRGVYLFHNRLSGSIPPSIGNCPLLQTLDLSNNSLTGTIPSSLANSTKLFRLNLSFNSLSGTIPPSLTKSPSLTILALQHNNLSGSVPSTWGTGAGNRSYLLAILTLDHNLISGTIPSSLSKLGFLEEISVNNNQITGTIPNELGGLTRLQKLDLSNNAINGSFPSSFSNLSSLVSLNLEGNRLDNHIPEGLDRLQNLSVLNLRKNNFSGHIPASIGNISGIYQVDLSENKFSGEIPEGLDRLQNLSVLNLRKNNFSGHIPASIGNISGIYQVDLSENKFSGEIPASLGSLANLTSFNVSHNNLSGPVPSLLSKKFNSSSFVGNLQLCGYSTSTPCSSPPPQILPSPPTRPLKKKHHHKLSTKDIILIAAGALLAVLLLLCCILLVCLVRKRSASKGKNDKTVKQAAAGSTDKAAPATTGVEYGGEAGGKLVHFDGPFVFTADDLLCATAEIMGKSTYGTAYKATLEEGNQVAVKRLREKTTKGQKEFETEAAALGKIRHPNLLALRAYYLGPKGEKLLVFDYMPNGSLASFLHARGPETIIDWPTRMNIAIGVTRGLCHLHNQENIIHGNLTSSNILLDEQTNGHIADFGLSRLMTAAANTNVIATAGTLGYNAPELSKAKKSTTKTDVYSLGVIILELLTGKSPGEPMNGMDLPQWVASIVKEEWTNEVFDLELMRDVPTIGDVLLNTLKLSLHCVDPSPAARPEAQQVLHQLEEIQQPEANVGSAEEGTEEVPPPSTTD
- the LOC18772668 gene encoding probably inactive leucine-rich repeat receptor-like protein kinase IMK2 isoform X2 gives rise to the protein MFMENKFCPFQIMHGFNNLFMFMYALLFVQLLALTYQPVLGQQGDGVVVTKSDYQALRAFKRELIDFNGVLRSWNDSGYGACSGGWAGIKCVKGQVIAIQLPWKRLGGRISEKIGQLQALRKLSLHDNVLAGPVPWSLGFLRNLRGVYLFHNRLSGSIPPSIGNCPLLQTLDLSNNSLTGTIPSSLANSTKLFRLNLSFNSLSGTIPPSLTKSPSLTILALQHNNLSGSVPSTWGTGAGNRSYLLAILTLDHNLISGTIPSSLSKLGFLEEISVNNNQITGTIPNELGGLTRLQKLDLSNNAINGSFPSSFSNLSSLVSLNLEGNRLDNHIPEGLDRLQNLSVLNLRKNNFSGHIPASIGNISGIYQVDLSENKFSGEIPASLGSLANLTSFNVSHNNLSGPVPSLLSKKFNSSSFVGNLQLCGYSTSTPCSSPPPQILPSPPTRPLKKKHHHKLSTKDIILIAAGALLAVLLLLCCILLVCLVRKRSASKGKNDKTVKQAAAGSTDKAAPATTGVEYGGEAGGKLVHFDGPFVFTADDLLCATAEIMGKSTYGTAYKATLEEGNQVAVKRLREKTTKGQKEFETEAAALGKIRHPNLLALRAYYLGPKGEKLLVFDYMPNGSLASFLHARGPETIIDWPTRMNIAIGVTRGLCHLHNQENIIHGNLTSSNILLDEQTNGHIADFGLSRLMTAAANTNVIATAGTLGYNAPELSKAKKSTTKTDVYSLGVIILELLTGKSPGEPMNGMDLPQWVASIVKEEWTNEVFDLELMRDVPTIGDVLLNTLKLSLHCVDPSPAARPEAQQVLHQLEEIQQPEANVGSAEEGTEEVPPPSTTD